The DNA segment TGTTCTTCCTTCTAAGCCATAAATGACACCATCTTGATCCATTATTTCAAAATCCCCTTCGATTTTTATCGATCCGTTTTTATTGATTATTAGTTTTGTCTTGCTCATATTGTTTTTGGTTTAAGAGGTCAAAGTTGCGAAAATTATCCATACCTACGGCACTTTTTCTATAAACTATCACATTTTGGATGGATTAAAATTCCTCCCTACAAAATATGGCGAGCTTAAGACTCTAAAGGCTGGTCATTATTTTTTTGCTGATTCATTTTGGTTACTAAGACTTTCAATCGTGCTGTTTTTTCTTTTTTCTCTTCTTGCAATTTAGCCTTTTTCCGATTGAGCAATTTGGTATGCAAAGCCTTGTTTTTGGTGTTTTTTTCAGGTCCTTTTGCCATAATTTATAATCTTCAATAATTATGGTTACAAATATAAATTTTCAATCCATAAAAAAAAACGGAAACAACTTTAAAAGTCATTTCCGTTTCATTCTACTTCTCAAAGAAGCAGAATCTAGCACCAGAATAAATTAATTATCTGATGTAAACCCAGATATTGTTCCCATTTTTCAACTTTAATTCACTAAGCGTAAGATTAACAATGTCGTAAGTAGTGGTTACACCATTTAGAACAATTGTTACTTTACTATCGCCTTTGGAATAAGTTCCTGAAGTAGTTGTGAGCGCACAAGGACTAACAATAGAACTATAATCTCCTGAAGTCATTGTATTATCAATCTTTAGATTAATAAAATCATGGTCACAGCCACTTGTGTTTTGTGGCGGATCAGCCAATGTTTCTACACCGTTAATATTGGTGCCCACTTTGACAATACCCCATTTCCCTACTAAAGGAGCTAATGTATCTCCTTCGTTTTCATCATTAGAATTACAAGAGGTTGCAAATAATCCGACACTTAACGCTAATGCAAATAAAATGCTTTTAATTTTCATGTTTGATTTATTTAAAATTAATAATGGCTAAATTAGCCTTATAGCTGCCAAAGAATGTTACACAATTATTAATATAAATTATATTATTACTTTGATATTTAATAAATTACTAGTCCAAATAGAGCATAGAAATTCTTTTTCGTTTTTTATTTCAAAATAAAAGATTACTTTACCTTGTTATTATTCACTTTGGCGTTTAGTGAATATATTCATAAAGGATAGCAAGACATCTTGGATTCGACCTAGTTAAATAGCTTCTGATTGCCACCTTCCGCACAATGACAATAAATAATTCCTTATTTTTGCAGCAAATTAAACTGAATTATGTTACAGAATCCAAAAAGATATACCATTACGGCGGCATTGCCTTATACAAACGGACCCATTCATATTGGGCATTTGGCGGGTGTTTACGTGCCTTCGGATATTTATTCTCGTTATTTAAGATTGCAAGGAAGAGACGTTTTGTTTGTGTGCGGAAGCGACGAACACGGCGTGGCGATTTCGATGAAAGCCAAGAAAGAAGGCGTTACTCCGCAGGAAGTAATCGACAAATACGATGGAATTATCCGGAAATCATTCTCGGATTTTGGAATTTCGTTTGATAATTATTCCAGAACTTCGGCGAAAGTTCATCACGAAACGGCTTCGGAATTTTTTAGAACCTTGTATGATAAAGGTGATTTTATCGAGGAAGTGACCGAACAATTGTATGATGCGAAAGCAGATCAGTTTTTGGCAGACCGTTTTGTGGTGGGAACTTGCCCAAAATGTGGTAACGAAGAAGCCTATGGCGACCAATGCGAAAAATGTGGTTCGACTTTAAATGCTACGGATTTGATTAATCCAAAATCGACTATTACGGGAGAAACTCCTATTTTGAAATCGACAAAACACTGGTTTTTGCCTTTGGATCGTTATGAAGATTTCTTGAAAGAGTGGATTCTCGTTGGACATAAAAATGACTGGAAACCCAATGTTTACGGACAAGTAAAATCTTGGATTGACGGTGGACTGGAACCTCGCGCAGTAACTCGTGACCTCGATTGGGGAATTGATGTTCCTGTGGAAGGTGCCGAAGGAAAAAAATTATATGTTTGGTTTGATGCGCCGATTGGCTACATTTCTTCTTCGAAAGAATGGGCTGCGAGAGAAGGAAAAGATTGGAAACCTTATTGGAAAGATGAAGACACAAAATTGGTTCACTTTATAGGGAAAGACAATATTGTTTTCCATTGCATCATTTTCCCGGCAATGTTGAAAGCCGAAGGAAGCTATATTTTGCCAGACAATGTTCCTGCGAATGAGTTCTTGAATTTAGAAGGAAACAAACTTTCTACATCTAAAAACTGGGCCGTTTGGTTGCACGAATACTTGGAAGAATTTCCGAATCAACAAGATGTTTTGCGTTATGCTTTGACATCGAATGCACCAGAAACGAAGGACAATGATTTTACTTGGAAAGATTTTCAAGCAAGAAACAATAATGAATTAGTAGCGATTTTTGGAAACTTCATCAATCGTGTGGTGGTTTTGACCAATAAATATTACGAAGGAATTGTCCCAAGTCCAAAGGAACTTTCGGAAGTAGATGAACAAACTTTAGCGGAATTAAAGGCTTATCCAGCCGTGATTTCGAGTTCTATCGAACGTTATAGATTCCGTGAAGCTTTGGGCGAATTGATGAACGTTGCCCGATTGGGAAATAAATACCTTGCCGACGAAGAGCCTTGGAAAATGGTGAAAACCGATCCAGCTCGTGTGCAAACCCAAATGTATGTGGCTTTGCAAATTGCTGCCGCTTTGAGTTCACTTTGTGAGCCTTTCTTGCCATTTACTGCTACAAAACTTTCAAGAATTCTGAAAATTGAAAATAAAATTGACTGGAAAACAGTTGCTGACAATTCCGATTTAATTCCTGCAGGACACCAAATTGGCGAAGCCGAATTGCTTTTTGCCAAAATTGAAGACGAAGAAATCCAAAAACAAATCGACAAATTGGAAGCTACAAAAACTGCCAATTACGCTGAAAATAAAGTAGCAGAACCTCAAAAAGAATTAATTCAGTTTGAGGATTTTGCCAAAATGGATTTGCGTGTCGGAACCATTCTAGAAGCAGAAAAAATGCCGAAAGCCAACAAATTGTTGATTCTAAAAGTTGATACTGGAATTGACGTTCGCACCATTGTTTCTGGAATTGCCGAGAGTTTCAAACCGGAAGACATCATCGGAAAGCGAGTAACAGTTTTAGTAAACTTGGCACCAAGAAACCTTCGTGGTGTGGAAAGCCAAGGAATGATTTTGATGACTAACAATGCCGAAGGCAAACTGGTTTTCGTGAACCCGGATGCTGATGGGGTTGCGAATGGTGAGACGATAAATTAAAAGACCAACACGGATTTCACAAATTAGCACAAATTAATCTGTGCTAATTTGTGAAATCTGTGTTTAAAAAAATAAAGAAATGAACCTAAAAGTAATTGCTTTCGACGCCGATGATACCTTATTCGTGAACGAGCCATATTTTCAGGAAACAGAACAAAAGTTCTGTGGCTTGATGGAGGATTATTTGTCGCATCAAGGAATTTCGCAAGAACTCTTTAGGATTGAAATAGCCAACTTGAAAATCTATGGTTACGGCATCAAAGCCTATATTCTTTCGATGATCGAGGCAGCGATGAAAATATCGAACAATACCATTCCAGTTGAAGTCATCGAAAAAATCATTGAATACGGTAAAGAATTACTCGAAAAACCTATTGAGTTATTAGACGGTGTTGAAGAAACTCTACAGGCTTTACACGGAAAATACAAATTAGTGGTTGCCACCAAAGGAGATTTACTGGACCAACGTAGAAAATTGCATAATTCAGGTTTAGGCAAATATTTCCATCACATTGAAGTGATGTCTGACAAACAAGAAGTGGATTATACCGACTTATTAAAACGTTTGGAGATTCAACCTAATGAATTCTTTATGATTGGTAATTCCTTAAAATCGGATGTTTTGCCGGTTTTGGCCATTGGCGGTTATGCTGTTCACATTCCATTTCACACTACTTGGGCACATGAAAAAATTGACCATAAAGTAATACACGAAAAATTTTTTACATTTGATAAAATAACTGATGTACTCAAAAAAATAAATACTTAATATCCTCGACTGTTTTCACAAGCATTATTTGTTTTTTTTTTATATTTTTCAAATCCTTACACCTCCAAATTAATCCTTCCACACTATTTAGAATAATCATATCCCGTATCTACTTCAAATTCATCAATAATTAAACCCATAAATTATTGAAAAACAAAAAAAACATAGTTTTATATAATTATCACTAATTCTTACGTAATTCACGGTTTTCCTAGCTTTATTGAGGCTTATGCCATA comes from the Flavobacterium limnophilum genome and includes:
- the metG gene encoding methionine--tRNA ligase, with protein sequence MLQNPKRYTITAALPYTNGPIHIGHLAGVYVPSDIYSRYLRLQGRDVLFVCGSDEHGVAISMKAKKEGVTPQEVIDKYDGIIRKSFSDFGISFDNYSRTSAKVHHETASEFFRTLYDKGDFIEEVTEQLYDAKADQFLADRFVVGTCPKCGNEEAYGDQCEKCGSTLNATDLINPKSTITGETPILKSTKHWFLPLDRYEDFLKEWILVGHKNDWKPNVYGQVKSWIDGGLEPRAVTRDLDWGIDVPVEGAEGKKLYVWFDAPIGYISSSKEWAAREGKDWKPYWKDEDTKLVHFIGKDNIVFHCIIFPAMLKAEGSYILPDNVPANEFLNLEGNKLSTSKNWAVWLHEYLEEFPNQQDVLRYALTSNAPETKDNDFTWKDFQARNNNELVAIFGNFINRVVVLTNKYYEGIVPSPKELSEVDEQTLAELKAYPAVISSSIERYRFREALGELMNVARLGNKYLADEEPWKMVKTDPARVQTQMYVALQIAAALSSLCEPFLPFTATKLSRILKIENKIDWKTVADNSDLIPAGHQIGEAELLFAKIEDEEIQKQIDKLEATKTANYAENKVAEPQKELIQFEDFAKMDLRVGTILEAEKMPKANKLLILKVDTGIDVRTIVSGIAESFKPEDIIGKRVTVLVNLAPRNLRGVESQGMILMTNNAEGKLVFVNPDADGVANGETIN
- a CDS encoding lipocalin family protein, with translation MKIKSILFALALSVGLFATSCNSNDENEGDTLAPLVGKWGIVKVGTNINGVETLADPPQNTSGCDHDFINLKIDNTMTSGDYSSIVSPCALTTTSGTYSKGDSKVTIVLNGVTTTYDIVNLTLSELKLKNGNNIWVYIR
- a CDS encoding HAD family hydrolase gives rise to the protein MNLKVIAFDADDTLFVNEPYFQETEQKFCGLMEDYLSHQGISQELFRIEIANLKIYGYGIKAYILSMIEAAMKISNNTIPVEVIEKIIEYGKELLEKPIELLDGVEETLQALHGKYKLVVATKGDLLDQRRKLHNSGLGKYFHHIEVMSDKQEVDYTDLLKRLEIQPNEFFMIGNSLKSDVLPVLAIGGYAVHIPFHTTWAHEKIDHKVIHEKFFTFDKITDVLKKINT